The following proteins are co-located in the Branchiostoma lanceolatum isolate klBraLanc5 chromosome 16, klBraLanc5.hap2, whole genome shotgun sequence genome:
- the LOC136421958 gene encoding keratin, type 1 cytoskeletal 11-like produces MSSSALAVSRTGKGSSGYQRYSFVYKSSGGGGGALVPAGSFAQAGGFGFLGLSIPIMSGGRERELQGLRVHNDKLASYIEKVRVLEDRNRDLELQYAVLSRAPMSGAGGGDQNSAMLDAYNEQLRKAQGMLQELVGRREMLKQEMGGYEAEVAELTAQIQAEMAALAAMEEELSVLRKSVADANAEGKRLQGAMEMLSVNLDFQVQANIQEAEETRERVTLEVQQQAEAEFQVSVESMRREFEANAGARKSQLEDMYARRLAALQTQKQRLEAQISEAKREIKAVEREIEQALRQLDKLRETTARLQAELEATDIEGQRQFEMMEATIAELEAVLNELRGRLQAQRDAYSELQRVKMQMDMEITCYKQLLEGEEARMSQPTSIVVKTSGGGGGGGGGGGGGGGGGGGGGGGAMGGLKLGKGSFLKIRR; encoded by the exons ATGTCTTCTTCTGCCTTGGCTGTAAGCCGTACGGGGAAAGGTTCCTCTGGCTACCAGCGGTACAGCTTCGTGTACAAGAGTAGTGGAGGTGGAggag GCGCGCTGGTACCAGCCGGCTCCTTCGCCCAAGCCGGTGGTTTCGGCTTCCTCGGCCTGTCGATCCCCATCATGTCCGGCGGGCGGGAGCGCGAGCTTCAGGGCCTCCGCGTCCACAACGACAAGCTCGCCAGCTACATCGAGAAGGTTCGCGTCCTGGAGGACAGGAACCGTGACTTGGAGCTGCAGTACGCTGTCCTAAGTCGCGCCCCCATGTCGGGTGCAGGCGGTGGAGACCAGAACTCAGCCATGCTGGACGCTTACAACGAGCAGCTCCGCAAGGCGCAGGGTATGCTCCAGGAACTCGTGGGAAGGAGGGAAATGCTCAAGCAGGAGATGGGTGGCTACGAGGCCGAGGTGGCCGAGCTGACCGCCCA GATCCAAGCTGAGATGGCTGCCCTAGCCGCTATGGAGGAGGAACTGTCCGTTCTGAGGAAG AGTGTCGCTGACGCTAACGCTGAGGGTAAGCGTCTACAGGGCGCAATGGAGATGCTGAGTGTCAACTTGGACTTCCAGGTTCAAGCTAACATACAG GAAGCGGAGGAGACCCGTGAGAGGGTGACGCTGGAGGTGCAGCAGCAGGCCGAGGCTGAGTTCCAGGTGTCTGTGGAGAGCATGCGCAGAGAGTTTGAGGCTAACGCAGGCGCCCGCAAGAGCCAGCTGGAGGATATGTACGCACGTAGG TTGGCTGCTCTGCAGACCCAGAAGCAGCGTCTGGAGGCTCAGATCTCTGAAGCCAAGCGAGAGATTAAGGCCGTGGAGAGGGAGATCGAACAGGCCCTGCGGCAGCTCGACAAGCTGAGGGAAACC ACCGCGCGGCTGCAAGCCGAGTTGGAGGCCACGGACATCGAAGGCCAGCGGCAGTTCGAGATGATGGAGGCGACCATTGCCGAGCTCGAGGCGGTGCTGAACGAGCTGCGCGGCCGCCTGCAGGCACAGCGCGACGCCTACTCTGAGCTCCAGCGGGTCAAGATGCAGATGGACATGGAGATCACCTGCTACAAGCAACTGTTGGAGGGCGAGGAGGCCAG GATGTCCCAGCCGACTTCGATCGTCGTGAAGACCTCCggaggcggcggcggcggcggcggtggaggcggcggcggtggaggcggcggcggcggcggtggtGGAGGCGCCATGGGCGGCCTGAAGCTCGGGAAGGGCTCCTTCCTGAAGATCCGGCGCTAG